In one Arenibacter antarcticus genomic region, the following are encoded:
- a CDS encoding alkaline phosphatase family protein: protein MKRSVVTLLMVLLVGISSKTMAQTDNQPNVILITLDGLRWQELFSGADPQLVANKDFVGDTTGLKSQFWRDTPEERRAVLMPFFWNQVQSMGQLHGNRNVGSKVNLTNKMWFSYPGYNEILTGEADDIRITSNRKTDNPNETILERVNKLPAYKGKVAAFGSWDVFPFIVNKTRSGVPVNAGFGIAVGNDLTEREVFLNQLQSEIPSPWGSVRLDAFTNHYAMEYMKRKHPKLVFIAYGETDDFAHDGEYDAYLESAQNTDGLIEKLWEFTQQDPFYKDNTTFIITTDHGRGTMPLNTWKGHGDEVKGSDQVWMVAFGKGVSAKGEVAKEEQLYTDQIAPTVIKNLGVTLEGPSFKGKALSLKQK from the coding sequence ATGAAAAGAAGTGTAGTAACCTTATTGATGGTTCTTTTAGTAGGAATATCCTCCAAGACTATGGCGCAAACAGATAACCAGCCCAATGTCATATTAATTACCTTGGACGGACTCCGTTGGCAAGAGTTGTTTTCGGGAGCAGACCCCCAATTGGTGGCCAACAAAGATTTTGTTGGGGATACAACAGGCCTTAAATCTCAATTTTGGAGAGATACACCAGAGGAAAGAAGAGCAGTTTTAATGCCATTCTTTTGGAATCAGGTGCAATCCATGGGGCAATTGCATGGAAATAGGAATGTGGGCAGTAAAGTAAACCTTACCAATAAAATGTGGTTTTCCTATCCTGGATACAACGAAATTTTAACTGGGGAAGCAGATGATATTAGGATTACTAGCAATCGTAAAACCGACAATCCCAATGAGACTATCTTAGAGCGGGTCAATAAATTGCCTGCTTATAAGGGGAAAGTAGCTGCCTTTGGTAGTTGGGACGTTTTTCCATTTATAGTGAACAAAACCCGATCGGGGGTTCCAGTTAATGCTGGTTTCGGTATCGCCGTGGGGAATGACCTTACGGAGCGGGAAGTGTTTTTAAACCAACTGCAATCAGAAATTCCCAGTCCTTGGGGATCTGTACGCCTAGATGCTTTTACGAATCATTATGCAATGGAATATATGAAAAGGAAGCATCCAAAATTGGTGTTTATCGCTTATGGGGAAACTGATGATTTTGCACATGACGGAGAATATGATGCTTATTTAGAATCGGCCCAAAACACCGATGGATTAATTGAAAAGCTATGGGAATTTACGCAGCAGGATCCTTTTTATAAAGACAACACTACCTTTATTATCACCACCGATCACGGTCGGGGTACTATGCCCTTAAACACTTGGAAAGGACATGGTGATGAGGTTAAAGGTTCGGACCAGGTATGGATGGTTGCTTTTGGGAAAGGAGTGAGCGCAAAGGGAGAAGTTGCTAAGGAAGAACAATTATACACGGATCAAATAGCGCCTACCGTGATTAAAAATTTAGGAGTTACCTTGGAAGGGCCTAGCTTTAAAGGAAAAGCGCTGTCTTTAAAGCAGAAATAA
- a CDS encoding sulfite exporter TauE/SafE family protein, which produces MIHSSVLDITSTTWIIAFTAAFVLGISKSGIKGIAIIIVTLMALAFGAKESTGLLVPLLVVGDTFAVIYYNRHAQWKYILAFLPWMILGIFIGTAVGKDLPGNTFKISMSFIILATVIMMYWWDRKKSKNVPTHWLFAGFIGTMAGITTMIGNLAGAFSNIYFLAMRLPKNEFIGTAAWLFFIINIIKLPFHIFIWKTITPDTLLINLKLIPGILLGFFIGVRLVKIIKDQFYRKMILILTAIGGLLILLR; this is translated from the coding sequence ATGATTCACTCATCAGTACTGGATATCACAAGTACAACATGGATAATTGCCTTTACAGCCGCCTTTGTTTTAGGGATTTCTAAGTCTGGAATAAAAGGAATCGCCATCATAATTGTCACCCTAATGGCCCTCGCTTTTGGAGCAAAGGAATCTACTGGATTGCTTGTTCCCTTGTTGGTTGTAGGAGATACCTTTGCCGTAATCTACTACAACCGCCATGCGCAATGGAAATATATCCTTGCCTTTCTACCTTGGATGATATTGGGCATATTCATCGGGACGGCGGTAGGAAAAGATCTACCGGGGAACACTTTTAAAATAAGTATGTCCTTCATAATCTTAGCCACTGTTATAATGATGTACTGGTGGGATAGAAAAAAATCTAAAAACGTTCCCACCCATTGGTTATTTGCTGGCTTTATAGGCACTATGGCTGGGATAACCACTATGATCGGCAATTTAGCAGGGGCATTTTCAAATATTTACTTTTTGGCCATGAGACTTCCAAAAAATGAATTTATAGGAACAGCGGCCTGGCTTTTTTTCATTATCAACATCATTAAACTACCCTTCCATATCTTTATATGGAAAACCATTACACCAGACACCCTTCTGATAAATCTGAAATTAATTCCAGGAATCCTACTGGGATTTTTTATAGGAGTGCGATTGGTGAAAATCATAAAAGATCAATTTTATAGAAAAATGATTTTAATCTTGACAGCAATTGGGGGCCTTCTTATCCTATTGAGATAA
- a CDS encoding sodium:solute symporter family protein, with translation MQLSTLDYSFIIVFFSIVLFIGIYVSKKSGASSSEYFLSGRTMPWWLLGLSMVATTFSTDTPNLVTDIVRTNGVSGNWVWWAFLLTGLLTVFVYAKLWRKSNVNTDLEFYELRYGGKPARFLRKFRAIYLGVIFNVITMSAVTLAAIKIGGIMLGLEPWVTVVSAGLITVTFSALGGFKGVVYTDFLLFFVAMGGAIGAAYYLVNIPEVGGIEALMANEHVIDKLSILPDFSNKKALITLFIIPLAVQWWSSWYPGAEPGGGGYIAQRMLAAKNENHAIGATFFFNIMHYALRPWPWILVALASLVVYPDVASIHEAFPNVAADKLGHDLAYSAMLTKLPSGLLGLVLASLIAAYMSTISTQLNWGSSYIVYDFYKQQINPNASEKRLVAVGRISTVVLMIFSAGLALLLQNALQLFEVLLVFGAGTGLIFILRWFWWRINAWSEITAMFASGIISIILKLTAVGPFLFATETGLFADWMEYPFVVLVTTIIWLGATFITQPESKQVLQDFYIKIQPGGPGWSKVVSDAKDDNVEIVNTKEKWSVPSGITAMLLGCVLIYSCMFATGYWIYGKTTSAMILTVVAIVSGLLLARAWNKMKDHIL, from the coding sequence ATGCAACTAAGTACACTGGATTATAGTTTTATAATTGTTTTCTTCTCAATCGTTTTATTTATCGGGATTTATGTCTCCAAAAAATCAGGGGCAAGTTCCTCGGAATATTTTCTTTCCGGTAGAACAATGCCTTGGTGGTTGTTGGGACTCTCTATGGTGGCTACAACATTTTCTACTGACACCCCTAATTTGGTTACAGATATTGTACGTACCAATGGAGTTTCCGGAAACTGGGTATGGTGGGCCTTCTTGTTAACGGGTTTGCTGACCGTGTTTGTCTATGCAAAACTTTGGAGGAAATCCAATGTCAATACGGATTTGGAATTTTATGAGCTTAGATATGGTGGTAAGCCAGCCAGGTTTTTAAGGAAATTTAGAGCCATTTATTTAGGGGTCATATTTAATGTGATTACCATGTCGGCAGTTACCTTGGCGGCCATTAAAATAGGTGGTATCATGTTAGGGTTAGAGCCTTGGGTGACCGTTGTAAGCGCGGGGTTGATTACAGTAACATTTAGTGCCTTGGGAGGATTTAAAGGAGTGGTTTATACCGATTTCCTTTTGTTCTTTGTGGCCATGGGAGGTGCTATTGGAGCAGCCTACTACTTGGTCAATATTCCAGAGGTTGGCGGTATAGAGGCGCTTATGGCCAATGAGCACGTAATAGATAAACTTTCTATCTTGCCCGATTTCAGCAATAAAAAAGCGTTGATTACCTTATTTATAATACCTCTTGCCGTTCAATGGTGGAGTTCTTGGTATCCTGGCGCGGAACCAGGTGGTGGTGGTTATATCGCACAGCGAATGTTGGCGGCAAAAAATGAAAATCACGCCATAGGAGCTACTTTCTTTTTCAATATTATGCATTACGCACTAAGACCTTGGCCGTGGATTTTAGTGGCTTTGGCCTCTTTGGTGGTGTATCCGGATGTAGCTAGTATTCACGAGGCATTCCCGAATGTTGCTGCGGATAAATTAGGGCACGATTTAGCCTATTCCGCTATGTTGACTAAGTTGCCAAGTGGGTTATTGGGATTGGTGTTGGCCTCCTTAATAGCGGCTTACATGAGTACCATATCTACACAGTTGAACTGGGGGTCTTCCTATATAGTATATGACTTTTACAAACAACAGATAAATCCTAATGCCTCCGAGAAAAGATTGGTTGCCGTAGGAAGAATATCTACAGTGGTATTAATGATCTTTAGTGCTGGATTGGCCTTATTGTTGCAAAATGCCTTACAATTATTTGAGGTTCTTTTGGTATTTGGGGCAGGAACAGGTCTAATTTTTATTCTAAGATGGTTTTGGTGGAGAATTAATGCATGGAGTGAAATTACCGCCATGTTTGCTTCTGGGATCATTTCTATAATATTAAAACTTACAGCTGTTGGTCCCTTCTTATTTGCTACGGAAACGGGTCTTTTTGCAGATTGGATGGAATATCCGTTTGTAGTTCTGGTTACCACGATTATTTGGTTGGGAGCTACGTTTATTACACAACCTGAGTCTAAACAAGTACTGCAGGATTTTTACATAAAAATTCAACCAGGTGGTCCGGGGTGGTCCAAAGTAGTGAGCGATGCAAAAGATGATAATGTAGAGATTGTGAACACCAAGGAAAAATGGAGTGTTCCCTCTGGTATTACCGCTATGTTATTGGGTTGTGTGTTAATCTACTCGTGTATGTTCGCTACAGGATATTGGATTTATGGAAAGACTACCAGCGCCATGATTTTAACGGTTGTAGCAATTGTTTCAGGCCTATTATTGGCAAGAGCGTGGAATAAAATGAAAGATCATATCCTATAG
- a CDS encoding riboflavin synthase, translating into MFTGIIETLGELTKLKREGGNLHLTIKSNITPELKIDQSVAHNGVCLTVVNIEDDLYTVTAIDETLQKTNLGELKTGDYINLERAMVLGARLDGHIVQGHVDQTGECINIQEQDGSWVFTFKYDADLNNLTIEKGSITIDGTSLTVVGSEKNSFSVAIIPYTYEHTRFNTYKIGTVVNLEFDVIGKYVSRLLELRK; encoded by the coding sequence ATGTTTACTGGGATTATTGAAACTTTGGGAGAACTAACAAAATTAAAAAGAGAAGGCGGCAACCTTCACCTCACTATTAAATCTAACATTACTCCAGAACTTAAGATAGACCAGAGCGTTGCTCATAATGGAGTATGCCTAACAGTAGTGAATATAGAGGACGATCTTTACACTGTAACCGCAATAGACGAAACCTTGCAGAAAACCAATCTAGGGGAGCTAAAGACTGGAGATTACATTAATCTTGAACGCGCCATGGTATTGGGAGCAAGGCTAGACGGACATATTGTTCAGGGCCATGTGGACCAAACTGGGGAGTGTATCAATATCCAAGAACAGGATGGAAGCTGGGTGTTTACCTTTAAGTACGATGCCGATCTAAACAACCTTACCATTGAAAAAGGGTCTATAACCATTGATGGCACTAGTTTAACCGTTGTTGGATCTGAAAAAAACAGTTTTAGCGTAGCCATCATTCCCTACACCTACGAACATACGCGCTTTAATACTTACAAAATAGGCACAGTAGTAAATTTAGAATTCGATGTAATTGGCAAATATGTTTCCAGATTGCTAGAGCTTAGAAAATAA
- the pdxA gene encoding 4-hydroxythreonine-4-phosphate dehydrogenase PdxA has protein sequence MQEKGKIRLGISIGDLNGIGCEVVLRTFEDVRMLDFCTPIIFASNKTISNQKSALGIEINYNGIQEPAKALDGKVNVINVWREALVPEFGTPTPESGSFAIQSLKAAVTALKNDEIDLLITAPINKNNIQAEDFKFPGHTDYLAQELEGESLMFMVSDGLRIGLLTDHVAVKDVAAAITPKLIRSKITTMEKSLKMDFGIRKPKIALLGINPHSGDNGVIGKEDDEILKPVIKEMIEKGHLVFGPYSADSFFGSDNYKQFDAILAAYHDQGLIPFKTLSFGKGVNFTAGLNKVRTSPDHGTAYEIAGKGIADHSSFKEAVFAGLNIFKNRLEYKELTSDILKKQKLKR, from the coding sequence ATGCAGGAAAAGGGAAAAATAAGATTGGGTATTTCAATTGGGGATCTAAATGGCATTGGGTGCGAGGTAGTACTTAGAACATTTGAGGATGTCCGAATGCTCGATTTTTGCACGCCTATTATTTTTGCATCCAACAAAACTATTTCTAATCAAAAATCAGCATTAGGGATAGAGATCAATTATAACGGAATTCAAGAACCTGCAAAGGCATTGGACGGAAAGGTTAATGTGATTAACGTGTGGAGGGAAGCTCTTGTGCCAGAATTTGGCACGCCCACACCAGAGAGTGGAAGTTTTGCTATTCAATCTCTTAAGGCTGCAGTAACCGCCTTAAAAAACGATGAAATAGATCTGTTAATTACAGCGCCTATTAACAAAAATAACATACAGGCGGAAGATTTTAAATTCCCAGGGCATACAGATTATTTGGCCCAGGAACTGGAAGGGGAGAGTTTAATGTTTATGGTATCCGATGGCTTGAGGATTGGACTGCTTACCGATCATGTAGCAGTAAAGGACGTAGCTGCGGCTATAACCCCAAAATTGATCAGGAGTAAGATAACTACTATGGAAAAGTCCTTAAAAATGGATTTTGGAATTAGGAAGCCTAAAATTGCCTTACTTGGAATAAACCCCCATAGCGGCGACAACGGAGTTATAGGAAAGGAAGATGATGAGATTTTGAAACCGGTTATCAAGGAAATGATTGAAAAGGGACATTTGGTTTTTGGACCATATTCCGCGGATAGTTTCTTTGGATCGGACAATTACAAACAATTTGATGCTATTCTAGCGGCCTACCACGATCAGGGTCTTATACCCTTTAAGACATTGTCCTTTGGGAAAGGAGTTAATTTTACCGCCGGGCTCAATAAAGTGAGGACTTCACCAGATCACGGAACGGCCTATGAGATTGCAGGAAAAGGAATTGCGGATCACAGCTCCTTTAAGGAAGCTGTTTTTGCGGGTTTAAATATATTTAAGAATAGGTTGGAATACAAAGAGTTGACCAGCGATATATTAAAAAAACAAAAACTTAAAAGATAA
- a CDS encoding DUF177 domain-containing protein, whose amino-acid sequence MMQHKEFSIPFSGLKQGKHEFGYTIDNTFFESFEYNEFNDAGIKIAVTLNKMSTMMELEMRARGTVNVNCDLTNEAYDQKIKADLKLVVNFGDEYNNDNDDILIIPHGEFQINIAQYIYEMLVLSVPLKKVHPGVLDGTLKSEALEKLEELQPKESKLDTEDKDPRWDALKKLLTDK is encoded by the coding sequence ATGATGCAGCATAAGGAGTTTAGTATTCCTTTTTCAGGACTGAAACAGGGAAAACACGAGTTTGGGTATACCATAGACAATACGTTCTTTGAATCTTTTGAGTACAATGAGTTTAATGATGCGGGTATTAAGATAGCCGTTACCTTGAACAAAATGAGTACGATGATGGAGTTGGAGATGCGAGCACGGGGAACGGTAAACGTTAATTGTGACCTCACCAACGAAGCTTATGACCAAAAAATAAAAGCAGATCTGAAATTGGTAGTCAATTTTGGAGATGAGTACAACAATGATAACGACGATATTTTGATTATTCCTCATGGGGAATTCCAAATTAACATTGCTCAGTACATATATGAAATGTTGGTCTTGTCCGTGCCGCTTAAAAAAGTGCATCCAGGAGTTTTGGATGGTACTTTAAAATCGGAGGCATTGGAAAAGCTGGAAGAGCTTCAACCAAAAGAATCAAAGTTAGATACAGAAGATAAAGATCCCCGTTGGGACGCACTAAAAAAATTATTAACGGATAAATAA
- the rpmF gene encoding 50S ribosomal protein L32, producing the protein MAHPKRKISKTRRDKRRTHYKAVAPTIAKDPTTGEMHLFHRAHWHEGKLYYRGEVLIDQTEEAVA; encoded by the coding sequence ATGGCACATCCTAAGAGAAAAATTTCCAAAACCAGAAGGGATAAGAGAAGAACGCATTACAAGGCAGTGGCTCCTACCATAGCAAAAGACCCAACAACTGGGGAGATGCATTTATTTCATAGAGCCCACTGGCATGAAGGTAAATTATACTACCGTGGCGAGGTTTTAATAGACCAAACTGAGGAAGCTGTAGCATAA
- a CDS encoding beta-ketoacyl-ACP synthase III encodes MSKKTAAITAVGSYVPDFIMTNKILETLVDTNDEWITTRTGIKERRILKDKGLGTSYLAIKAAEQLLAKRNLDPKEIDLVIVATATPDMMVAATAAYVASEIGAVNAFAYDLQAACSSFLYGMSTASSYIESGRYKKVLLIGADKMSSIIDYTDRTTCIIFGDGAGAVLFEPNTEGLGLQDEYLRCDGEGRNFLKMDAGGSLLPASEETVKNRQHFIYQDGRSVFKFAVTNMADSAAKIMERNKLTHEDVNWLVPHQANKRIIDATSNRMGVDDSKVMMNIQKYGNTTSATLPLLLSDYENQLKKGDNLVFAAFGGGFTWGSIYLKWAYNS; translated from the coding sequence ATGAGTAAAAAAACGGCAGCAATCACGGCTGTAGGGTCTTATGTGCCAGACTTTATAATGACGAATAAGATTCTGGAAACTTTAGTGGACACTAATGACGAATGGATAACGACCAGAACAGGTATTAAAGAAAGAAGAATTTTAAAAGATAAAGGCCTAGGAACTTCTTATCTTGCTATAAAAGCTGCAGAACAACTTTTGGCCAAGCGAAATCTAGATCCAAAAGAAATAGATTTAGTAATTGTGGCAACGGCCACCCCAGATATGATGGTTGCTGCTACGGCCGCTTATGTAGCTTCTGAAATTGGGGCTGTGAATGCATTTGCGTACGATTTACAAGCGGCATGCTCCAGTTTCCTATATGGAATGTCAACCGCATCAAGTTATATAGAATCTGGAAGGTATAAAAAAGTACTGCTTATTGGGGCAGATAAAATGTCCTCTATCATAGATTACACGGATAGGACTACTTGCATTATTTTTGGCGATGGTGCCGGAGCGGTATTATTTGAACCAAATACGGAAGGACTTGGATTGCAGGATGAGTATTTGCGTTGTGATGGGGAAGGTAGAAATTTTCTAAAAATGGATGCCGGAGGTTCTTTGCTACCCGCATCAGAAGAAACCGTTAAAAATCGTCAACACTTTATTTACCAGGACGGGAGGTCGGTATTTAAGTTTGCCGTTACTAATATGGCCGATTCTGCGGCCAAAATTATGGAACGCAATAAGTTAACACACGAAGATGTAAATTGGTTGGTGCCCCATCAGGCCAACAAAAGGATTATAGATGCCACCTCAAATAGGATGGGCGTGGACGATTCCAAGGTAATGATGAACATACAAAAGTACGGAAATACCACATCAGCAACATTGCCACTTTTGCTCAGTGATTATGAAAATCAACTGAAAAAGGGAGACAATTTGGTATTTGCGGCATTTGGGGGAGGTTTTACTTGGGGCTCTATCTATTTAAAATGGGCCTATAATTCATAA
- the accB gene encoding acetyl-CoA carboxylase biotin carboxyl carrier protein, producing the protein MDIKEIQSLIKFVAKSGATEVKLEMEDLKITIRTGTVGNFQEPTYVQHMPMNSPMSQQSNQPAQGEQTSVEISQKAAAEVDDKLVTIKSPIIGTFYRKPSPDKPVFIEVGDTINKGDVLCVIEAMKLFNDIESEISGKIVKVLVDDSSPVEFDQPLFLVDPS; encoded by the coding sequence ATGGATATTAAAGAAATTCAAAGCTTAATCAAATTTGTGGCCAAATCTGGGGCTACTGAAGTGAAATTGGAGATGGAGGATTTAAAAATAACCATCCGCACCGGTACGGTAGGGAATTTTCAGGAGCCAACCTATGTGCAGCACATGCCAATGAACTCTCCCATGTCACAACAGTCGAATCAACCAGCTCAAGGGGAACAGACATCTGTTGAAATTTCCCAAAAAGCAGCGGCTGAGGTAGATGATAAGTTAGTTACTATAAAATCGCCCATTATTGGAACCTTTTATAGAAAACCTTCTCCAGATAAGCCTGTATTTATAGAGGTTGGAGATACTATAAACAAAGGTGATGTGCTTTGTGTTATTGAAGCCATGAAGTTGTTTAATGATATAGAATCGGAAATATCTGGTAAGATCGTGAAGGTACTTGTGGATGATAGTTCCCCTGTAGAATTTGATCAGCCATTATTTTTGGTAGACCCCTCGTAA
- the accC gene encoding acetyl-CoA carboxylase biotin carboxylase subunit — translation MFKKILIANRGEIALRIIRTCKEMGIKTVAVYSKADEESLHVRFADEAVCIGPAASSESYLKIPNIIAAAEITNADAIHPGYGFLSENSKFSRICAEHDIKFIGPSGEHIDKMGDKATAKETMKKAGVPTIPGSKGLLKDLDDAKKVAKKMGYPVMIKATAGGGGKGMRAVWKEEDIQKNFENAVQEATAAFGNGGMYMEKLIEEPRHIEIQIVGDQYGKACHLSERDCSIQRRHQKLTEETPSPFMTDKLRDAMGKAAVKAAEYIKYEGAGTIEFLVDKHRNFYFMEMNTRIQVEHPITEQVIDYDLIREQILVACGVPISGKNYFPKLHSIECRINAEDPYNNFRPSPGKITTLHTPGGHGIRLDTHVYSGYTIPPHYDSMIAKLITTAQTREEAINKMKRALDEFVIEGVKTTIPFHRQLMDHPDYLAGNYTTKFMESFVMNPIPVE, via the coding sequence ATGTTTAAAAAAATACTTATTGCAAATAGGGGAGAAATAGCGCTGCGAATCATCAGGACCTGTAAGGAAATGGGAATAAAAACAGTTGCAGTTTACTCTAAGGCAGATGAGGAAAGTCTTCACGTTCGTTTTGCGGATGAGGCTGTGTGTATAGGGCCTGCTGCAAGTAGCGAGTCCTATTTGAAGATCCCGAATATTATAGCGGCCGCGGAAATTACCAATGCCGATGCTATTCATCCCGGATATGGATTTCTTTCGGAAAATTCTAAATTTTCTAGGATCTGTGCAGAGCACGATATTAAATTTATTGGACCCTCTGGAGAGCATATCGATAAAATGGGTGATAAGGCTACCGCTAAAGAGACCATGAAAAAAGCTGGAGTTCCCACTATTCCCGGATCTAAGGGACTCTTAAAGGATCTAGACGATGCCAAGAAGGTAGCCAAAAAAATGGGATATCCCGTAATGATAAAGGCTACTGCTGGAGGCGGTGGAAAAGGGATGCGTGCAGTTTGGAAGGAAGAAGATATTCAGAAAAACTTTGAAAATGCAGTACAAGAGGCCACTGCCGCATTTGGCAATGGTGGAATGTATATGGAAAAGTTGATCGAGGAGCCTAGGCATATCGAAATCCAAATTGTGGGGGATCAGTATGGAAAAGCGTGTCACCTTTCTGAAAGGGACTGTTCCATTCAACGTCGTCACCAGAAACTTACCGAAGAAACCCCATCTCCGTTTATGACGGATAAATTAAGGGATGCCATGGGAAAAGCCGCCGTAAAGGCAGCCGAATATATAAAATACGAAGGAGCGGGAACTATCGAATTCTTAGTGGATAAGCACCGTAATTTTTATTTTATGGAGATGAATACCAGAATACAGGTAGAACATCCAATTACCGAACAGGTTATAGATTATGACCTTATAAGGGAGCAAATCTTAGTTGCTTGCGGAGTACCTATTTCAGGTAAAAATTATTTTCCTAAATTACATTCCATAGAATGTAGGATTAATGCAGAGGATCCCTATAACAATTTTAGGCCATCGCCAGGGAAAATAACCACCCTGCATACCCCAGGAGGACATGGAATTAGGTTGGATACGCACGTTTATAGTGGTTATACGATTCCTCCCCACTATGATTCTATGATTGCAAAGTTGATTACTACGGCGCAGACTAGGGAAGAGGCCATTAATAAAATGAAACGGGCATTGGATGAATTTGTAATTGAGGGAGTAAAGACCACAATTCCATTTCATAGACAGTTGATGGACCATCCGGATTATTTGGCAGGAAATTATACCACTAAGTTTATGGAAAGCTTTGTTATGAATCCAATACCGGTAGAATAG
- a CDS encoding FAD-binding oxidoreductase: MNLSYWEYKTWLADMDFTIVGSGIVGLNCALQLRSRFPKAKILVLEKGILPQGASTKNAGFTCFGSISEILSDLGSHTEEEVLQLVQKRWDGVQLLRKNLGDAQMDYQNHGGHEVFLNEHQELYHHCLEGMERVNHLLNSVFNANCFTLYSNTYNFKKVQENYISSPFEGQINTGMMMETLLRKVQNSGINVLNAIAVKSYVETHSHLVVQTDKFEFKTQQLLVATNGFAAQLIKEDVRPARAQVLITKPIDHLQIKGTFHLEEGYYYFRNIDNRILLGGGRNLDFKGEETTNFGETQMVQERLEEILRTIILPHTPYQIDRRWSGIMGIGSQKKPIVKQLSNRVYCGVRMGGMGIAIGSSIGNELANLV; this comes from the coding sequence ATGAATTTAAGTTATTGGGAATACAAGACTTGGCTTGCTGATATGGATTTCACTATAGTAGGTAGTGGTATAGTGGGACTCAATTGTGCCTTGCAATTAAGGAGTCGCTTCCCCAAGGCCAAAATTTTGGTGCTTGAAAAAGGGATACTGCCCCAAGGAGCTAGTACAAAAAATGCTGGATTCACCTGTTTTGGAAGCATTTCTGAGATTTTATCCGACCTTGGGTCGCATACCGAGGAAGAGGTGCTGCAACTGGTGCAAAAACGCTGGGACGGAGTACAGTTGTTGCGGAAGAATTTGGGGGATGCTCAGATGGATTATCAAAATCACGGTGGACATGAAGTTTTTTTAAATGAACATCAAGAGTTATATCATCACTGTCTAGAAGGTATGGAGAGGGTTAACCATCTGTTAAACTCGGTTTTTAATGCCAATTGCTTTACATTATATTCAAATACCTATAATTTTAAAAAGGTTCAAGAAAATTATATTAGTAGTCCTTTTGAGGGACAGATAAATACTGGGATGATGATGGAAACCCTGCTCAGAAAAGTGCAAAATTCCGGAATTAACGTGCTTAATGCTATTGCGGTTAAATCTTATGTAGAGACCCATAGTCATCTTGTAGTCCAGACCGATAAATTTGAGTTTAAAACACAACAATTATTGGTAGCGACCAACGGCTTTGCGGCCCAACTGATCAAGGAAGATGTAAGGCCGGCAAGAGCACAGGTTTTGATTACCAAGCCTATTGATCACCTTCAAATTAAGGGAACCTTCCATTTGGAGGAGGGATATTACTATTTTAGGAACATAGATAATAGAATCTTATTGGGCGGGGGGAGAAATCTCGATTTTAAAGGGGAAGAAACGACCAATTTTGGGGAAACCCAGATGGTGCAAGAACGTTTGGAAGAAATATTGCGGACTATTATCCTTCCGCATACGCCTTACCAGATCGATCGAAGGTGGAGTGGTATAATGGGGATAGGGAGTCAAAAAAAACCCATTGTTAAGCAATTGTCTAACCGTGTGTACTGTGGAGTACGTATGGGCGGAATGGGAATTGCCATTGGGAGTAGTATAGGGAACGAATTGGCGAATCTTGTTTAG
- a CDS encoding GreA/GreB family elongation factor — protein sequence MVSAPKEQLHRSCGNFIEERLSRIQKNIASLQEALASESKSSAGDKHETGRAMIQLEREKLGNQLAEVQLLQERFNKVPMHRNSNFVGLGSLVYTSKHHYYIGISAGEIKVNGESFYAIAPDTPVGKLLMGKTVGEEVVFNGSEFRITEIG from the coding sequence ATGGTTAGTGCCCCAAAAGAACAACTACATAGAAGTTGTGGTAATTTTATAGAAGAACGGCTGTCCAGAATACAAAAGAATATTGCATCCCTTCAGGAGGCACTTGCCTCAGAATCTAAAAGTAGTGCTGGTGATAAGCATGAAACTGGCAGGGCCATGATCCAGTTGGAGCGTGAAAAACTAGGAAATCAATTGGCCGAAGTGCAATTGTTGCAAGAGCGATTTAATAAGGTTCCCATGCACCGTAATTCCAATTTTGTTGGCCTGGGAAGTTTAGTGTATACGTCCAAGCATCATTATTATATAGGAATTAGCGCTGGGGAAATAAAGGTAAATGGGGAATCTTTTTATGCTATAGCACCTGATACTCCCGTTGGAAAATTATTGATGGGGAAGACGGTGGGTGAAGAAGTGGTTTTTAATGGCTCGGAGTTTCGGATTACTGAAATTGGGTAG